CGGATGAGGAGACCGTCGTCCATGTGCACGGCTGGTCCCAGATTCTGTCGCCGTCGATCTTTTATGCGCTTGCCAAGCATGAGGTCAAAGTCATCGTCACGGCGCACGATTTCTTCCTGAACTGTCCGAACGGGGGGCTTATCAATTTCCACAGCGGCGACGTTTGCGATATCAAACCCTTGTCTGCCGCCTGCCTGACGACCAATTGCGACAAGCGCAATTATTTCCACAAGCTCTGGCGTTTTCGTCGCACCCTGACGCAGCAGGGTGTGGGCGAGGAGTTCTGGAGCCGCGTCAATATTGTGCTGGCCCACGAAAACATGGAGGCGCATCTGCGCACCGGCCCCTTGCAGCACTTCACGACGCTGCGCACGCCGACGGAGCCGTTGACGCGGGCGCCGGTGGAGGCGTGGCGCAACCGCCGCACCGTTTTTCTCGGCCGCATGTGCTGGGAAAAAGGAGTGCGGACGCTGGCCGATGCCCTCAACCAGACGGGCAGAACCGCGACACTCATCGGGCGGGGACCCTTGCTTGCGGAGATGCAGCGCGCCTTACCGCATTGCTTCGTGCCCGGCTGGCTGACTGACGAAGAGGTCACGAAGATCGCCGGCGAAGCGCGTGTTTTCGTCATGCCGTCGCGCATGCCCGAGCCTTATGGCCTAGTCGCGGCCGAGGCTTTGATGTCCGGTATCCCGGTCATCGTCAGCAGCAACGCGCTGATCGCCGAAGAGGTCGAAAAGCATGGCGCGGGTCTGGTTTTCATGAGCGGCGATGTGGCTTCGCTGGCGGAGAAATTGGCGCAGACCGATGACGACCGGCTGATGCGGAGGCTGAGCGAGGGGGCATTGGCCCTCGGCCAGCATATCGCGCCGGGCAGAGCGGAATGGGGACGCCGCATGGTGGACATCTATATGGGGCGGGGCAGCTTTTCGGAACATTAGGTTGGGGGGAACAATAATGCGCGCTTTGGTGACTGGCGGTTGCGGCTTCGTCGGCCGACATCTGATCCAGCGGCTTCTTGCCGAAGGATTGGATGTCGTCTGCGTCGATTCACTGGTTGAAGGAACAGGGGCGCTTCATCCTGATTTGTGGCAGCGTTTTGCGCGTTCCCGCTTCAGCTTTTGCCAGGAGGACTGCCGCACGTTCTTCACCCACATGCCGGAGCATTTTGACTATGTCTTCCATCTGGCGGCGCTGGTCGGTGGCCGTGTGACGCTGGAAACGCGGGCGCTTGATGTCGCCGAGGATCTGTCGGTCGATGCGGAACTATGGCAGTGGGCGTCACGCGCCAAACCGGGTTCGGTGATATTCTTCAGCTCCAGCGCGGCCTATC
Above is a genomic segment from Rhizobium sp. CCGE531 containing:
- a CDS encoding glycosyltransferase family 4 protein; translation: MRLILVNDVSTVRGGATKVALQCLDASRDAGLTCAILVGDDGEGLKPRFAGIRTVALGERPLREGPAFGDILAKNYNRRAHEAMEGLLLESDEETVVHVHGWSQILSPSIFYALAKHEVKVIVTAHDFFLNCPNGGLINFHSGDVCDIKPLSAACLTTNCDKRNYFHKLWRFRRTLTQQGVGEEFWSRVNIVLAHENMEAHLRTGPLQHFTTLRTPTEPLTRAPVEAWRNRRTVFLGRMCWEKGVRTLADALNQTGRTATLIGRGPLLAEMQRALPHCFVPGWLTDEEVTKIAGEARVFVMPSRMPEPYGLVAAEALMSGIPVIVSSNALIAEEVEKHGAGLVFMSGDVASLAEKLAQTDDDRLMRRLSEGALALGQHIAPGRAEWGRRMVDIYMGRGSFSEH